A portion of the Bubalus kerabau isolate K-KA32 ecotype Philippines breed swamp buffalo chromosome 1, PCC_UOA_SB_1v2, whole genome shotgun sequence genome contains these proteins:
- the GDF1 gene encoding embryonic growth/differentiation factor 1 encodes MPPLCRRPGRRVLLLLLALLLPSSPPACAPAPPGPAAALLQALGLPDVPRGAPESRPVPPVMWRLFRRRDHQEARADPRRMPPGATLRPCHVEELGVAGNIVRHVLDRGAAARPPEPASAAGQCPEWTVVFDLSAVEPAERPSQARLELRFEAAEATAGTTGGWELSVAPAGAGLGPVGLRQVVPTLGQPVRAELLGSIWARNASAPGSLRLTLALRHRTPAACARLAEASLLLVTLDQRLCHPLARPRREAELPVGGGSGGSCRARRLYVSFREVGWHRWVIAPRGFLANYCQGKCALPAVLSEPGGTPALNHAVLRTLMHAAAPGAAGLPCCVPARLSPISVLFFDNSDNVVLRHYEDMVVDECGCR; translated from the exons ATGCCACCTCTGTGCCGCCGTCCGGGCCGCCGAGTCCTTCTCCTCCTACTGGCCCTGCTATTGCCCTCATCACCCCCGGCCTGCGCTCCCGCGCCCCCGGGCCCCGCCGCCGCCCTGCTCCAGGCCCTCGGATTGCCCGACGTGCCCCGGGGCGCCCCCGAATCCCGTCCCGTACCCCCTGTCATGTGGCGCCTGTTCCGGCGCCGGGACCACCAGGAGGCCAGGGCGGACCCGCGGAGGATGCCCCCGGGGGCCACCTTGCGGCCGTGCCACGTGGAGGAGCTGGGGGTCGCGGGAAACATCGTGCGCCACGTCCTGGACCGCG GAGCCGCCGCTCGCCCCCCGGAACCCGCCTCAGCTGCAGGGCAGTGCCCTGAGTGGACCGTCGTCTTCGACCTGTCGGCCGTGGAACCAGCCGAGCGCCCGAGCCAGGCCCGCCTGGAGCTGCGCTTCGAGGCTGCGGAGGCGACAGCGGGGACGACTGGCGGCTGGGAACTGAGCGTGGCGCCGGCGGGAGCGGGCCTCGGGCCGGTGGGGCTCCGCCAGGTGGTGCCCACCCTGGGACAGCCGGTGCGTGCTGAGCTGCTGGGCTCCATCTGGGCCCGCAACGCCTCGGCGCCCGGCAGCCTCCGCCTGACGCTGGCGCTGCGTCACCGGACCCCCGCGGCCTGCGCGCGCCTGGCCGAGGCCTCGCTGTTGCTGGTGACCCTCGACCAGCGCCTGTGCCACCCCTTGGCCCGGCCGCGGCGCGAGGCCGAGCTCCCAGTGGGTGGTGGCTCTGGGGGCTCGTGTCGCGCACGGCGGCTCTACGTGAGCTTCCGCGAGGTGGGCTGGCACCGCTGGGTCATCGCGCCTCGCGGCTTCCTGGCCAACTACTGCCAGGGCAAGTGCGCGCTGCCTGCGGTGCTGTCTGAACCCGGCGGGACTCCCGCGCTCAACCACGCGGTGCTGCGCACGCTCATGCACGCGGCCGCCCCCGGCGCCGCCGGCCTGCCCTGCTGCGTGCCCGCGCGGCTGTCGCCCATCTCCGTGCTCTTCTTCGATAACAGCGACAACGTGGTGCTGCGGCACTACGAAGACATGGTGGTGGACGAGTGCGGCTGTCGCTga
- the CERS1 gene encoding ceramide synthase 1 isoform X2, with product MAAAGSAGPEPMPSYAQLVQRGWGSALAAARGCADCGWGLARRGLAEHAHLAPPELLLLALGALGWTVLRSAATSRLFRPLAKRCRLQPRDAAKMPESAWKFLFYLGAWSYSTYLLFGTDYPFFHDPPSVFYDWKTGMAVPRDIAVAYLLQGSFYGHSIYATLYLDAWRKDSVVMLVHHVVTLVLIVSSYAFRYHKVGILVLFLHDISDVQLEFTKLNVYFKSRGGAHHRLHALAADLGCLSFCLSWFWFRLYWFPLKVLYATSYCSLRSVPDIPFYFFFNVLLLLLTLMNLYWFLYIVAFAAKVLTGQVRELKDVREYDTAEAPSPKPRKAEKPLRNGLVKDKRF from the exons ATGGCGGCGGCGGGGTCGGCGGGGCCCGAGCCCATGCCGAGCTACGCGCAGCTGGTGCAGCGCGGCTGGGGCAGCGCGCTGGCGGCGGCGCGGGGTTGCGCGGACTGCGGCTGGGGGCTTGCTCGCCGCGGCCTGGCCGAGCACGCGCACCTGGCGCCGCccgagctgctgctgctggccctCGGCGCGCTCGGCTGGACCGTGCTGCGCTCGGCGGCCACCTCGCGCCTCTTTCGG CCCCTAGCCAAGCGGTGCCGCCTCCAGCCTAGAGATGCCGCCAAGATGCCTGAGAGCGCCTGGAAGTTTCTCTTCTACCTGGGCGCCTGGAGCTACAGCACCTACCTGCTCTTCGGCACTGACTACCCCTTCTTTCATGACCCACCGTCCGTTTTCTATG ACTGGAAGACGGGCATGGCAGTGCCACGGGACATTGCAGTGGCCTACCTACTACAGGGAAGCTTCTACGGCCATTCCATCTATGCCACGCTGTACCTGGATGCTTGGCGCAAGGACTCAGTGGTCATGCTTGTCCACCACGTGGTCACCTTGGTCCTCATCGTCTCCTCTTATGCCTTCCG GTACCACAAGGTGGGCATCCTTGTGCTCTTCTTGCATGACATCAGCGACGTACAGCTGGAGTTCACCAAGCTCAATGTCTACTTCAAGTCCCGCGGAGGCGCCCACCATAGGCTGCACGCTCTGGCTGCCGACCTGGGCTGCCTCAGCTTCTGCCTCAGCTG gTTCTGGTTCCGCCTCTACTGGTTCCCGCTCAAGGTCCTGTACGCCACGAGCTACTGCAGCCTGCGGTCGGTGCCTGACATCcccttctatttcttcttcaacgtgctcctgctgctgctcacCCTCATGAACCTCTACTGGTTCCTG TACATCGTGGCTTTTGCTGCTAAAGTGCTGACGGGCCAGGTGCGGGAGCTGAAGGATGTGCGGGAATATGACACGGCAGAGGCCCCGAGCCCCAAGCCCCGCAAAGCTGA GAAGCCGCTGAGGAATGGCCTGGTTAAAGACAAACGCTTCTGA
- the CERS1 gene encoding ceramide synthase 1 isoform X1 encodes MAAAGSAGPEPMPSYAQLVQRGWGSALAAARGCADCGWGLARRGLAEHAHLAPPELLLLALGALGWTVLRSAATSRLFRPLAKRCRLQPRDAAKMPESAWKFLFYLGAWSYSTYLLFGTDYPFFHDPPSVFYDWKTGMAVPRDIAVAYLLQGSFYGHSIYATLYLDAWRKDSVVMLVHHVVTLVLIVSSYAFRYHKVGILVLFLHDISDVQLEFTKLNVYFKSRGGAHHRLHALAADLGCLSFCLSWFWFRLYWFPLKVLYATSYCSLRSVPDIPFYFFFNVLLLLLTLMNLYWFLYIVAFAAKVLTGQVRELKDVREYDTAEAPSPKPRKADPQHRLPKDQRCRCRNEGCAIEQEQKRETVSSNNERNYEKTREARNPTYALSEGPTGKARSYGTDGRSTGGLSLIS; translated from the exons ATGGCGGCGGCGGGGTCGGCGGGGCCCGAGCCCATGCCGAGCTACGCGCAGCTGGTGCAGCGCGGCTGGGGCAGCGCGCTGGCGGCGGCGCGGGGTTGCGCGGACTGCGGCTGGGGGCTTGCTCGCCGCGGCCTGGCCGAGCACGCGCACCTGGCGCCGCccgagctgctgctgctggccctCGGCGCGCTCGGCTGGACCGTGCTGCGCTCGGCGGCCACCTCGCGCCTCTTTCGG CCCCTAGCCAAGCGGTGCCGCCTCCAGCCTAGAGATGCCGCCAAGATGCCTGAGAGCGCCTGGAAGTTTCTCTTCTACCTGGGCGCCTGGAGCTACAGCACCTACCTGCTCTTCGGCACTGACTACCCCTTCTTTCATGACCCACCGTCCGTTTTCTATG ACTGGAAGACGGGCATGGCAGTGCCACGGGACATTGCAGTGGCCTACCTACTACAGGGAAGCTTCTACGGCCATTCCATCTATGCCACGCTGTACCTGGATGCTTGGCGCAAGGACTCAGTGGTCATGCTTGTCCACCACGTGGTCACCTTGGTCCTCATCGTCTCCTCTTATGCCTTCCG GTACCACAAGGTGGGCATCCTTGTGCTCTTCTTGCATGACATCAGCGACGTACAGCTGGAGTTCACCAAGCTCAATGTCTACTTCAAGTCCCGCGGAGGCGCCCACCATAGGCTGCACGCTCTGGCTGCCGACCTGGGCTGCCTCAGCTTCTGCCTCAGCTG gTTCTGGTTCCGCCTCTACTGGTTCCCGCTCAAGGTCCTGTACGCCACGAGCTACTGCAGCCTGCGGTCGGTGCCTGACATCcccttctatttcttcttcaacgtgctcctgctgctgctcacCCTCATGAACCTCTACTGGTTCCTG TACATCGTGGCTTTTGCTGCTAAAGTGCTGACGGGCCAGGTGCGGGAGCTGAAGGATGTGCGGGAATATGACACGGCAGAGGCCCCGAGCCCCAAGCCCCGCAAAGCTGA CCCCCAGCACAGACTTCCAAAAGATCAAAGATGTCGGTGTAGAAATGAAGGCTGTGCAATCGAACAAGAGCAGAAACGAGAGACTGTGTCGTCCAACAACGAACGGAACTATGAGAAGACTCGAGAAGCCAGGAATCCCACCTATGCTCTGTCTGAAGGACCAACAGGCAAAGCCAGAAGCTATGGGACAGATGGGCGGTCCACAGGGGGCTTATCTCTGATCTCCTAG